The following coding sequences lie in one Jonesia denitrificans DSM 20603 genomic window:
- a CDS encoding DUF881 domain-containing protein produces the protein MSSAITTRSARIRTAVSVGVVLFLALWMIRASAETADSQNTRQSEGLADLIRTESTRQADLITTLGELETSVADMTKIAETTLPTLPTNVEKATALSLGMQEVTGPGVRLAMWDAPQTEDNLARFTPDDLVVHQQDLQGAINALWAGGAEAMTLQGQRVTPTTAFRCVGNVLLLHGQVYSPPFVVEAVGDPSALTEAVDNSPVLQVYQQYVDVVQLGWEFAEQESVTAPAASRAPSLKYATVPEDTDLWQVAD, from the coding sequence ATGTCGTCTGCGATAACCACACGATCCGCTCGTATCCGCACTGCCGTGTCAGTGGGGGTGGTGCTGTTCCTTGCCCTGTGGATGATCCGCGCCAGCGCTGAGACAGCTGACAGCCAGAACACCAGGCAATCTGAAGGCCTCGCTGACCTCATTCGTACTGAGTCCACCCGCCAAGCTGATCTCATCACCACGTTGGGGGAACTGGAAACCTCAGTCGCGGACATGACCAAAATTGCCGAAACTACACTGCCCACGCTTCCTACCAATGTAGAGAAAGCAACGGCGTTGTCATTGGGAATGCAAGAAGTCACCGGACCTGGTGTGCGCCTAGCCATGTGGGACGCCCCGCAAACAGAAGACAACCTTGCCCGTTTCACCCCAGACGACCTGGTTGTTCACCAGCAAGACCTGCAAGGGGCTATCAACGCACTGTGGGCCGGCGGCGCAGAAGCAATGACGCTGCAAGGACAACGGGTCACTCCAACCACAGCTTTCCGATGTGTGGGAAACGTCCTGCTTCTTCACGGACAGGTGTACTCACCCCCGTTCGTGGTCGAAGCGGTGGGTGACCCATCCGCCTTGACGGAGGCTGTTGATAACTCTCCGGTCCTTCAGGTGTACCAACAGTACGTGGATGTTGTGCAATTGGGGTGGGAGTTCGCAGAGCAAGAATCGGTGACTGCACCAGCAGCCTCTCGTGCCCCCTCCCTCAAATACGCGACAGTACCGGAGGACACAGACCTGTGGCAGGTCGCTGACTAA
- a CDS encoding anthranilate synthase component II produces the protein MVSILVIDNYDSFVYTIVGYLNELGATTHVVRNDAVPHVADRATYDGILVSPGPGTPAAAGESMQVIRDCAATGTPMLGVCLGHQALGEVFGGTVTHAPELMHGKTSPVTHDGTGVFAGLPSPFTATRYHSLAVVNGTVSDDLVVTAQVETESGPIIMGLQHRTLPLHGVQFHPESVLTEGGHRLLANWLELCGSTDAVAKSAGMAPLVRS, from the coding sequence ATGGTCTCAATTTTGGTTATCGACAACTACGATTCGTTTGTGTACACGATCGTGGGGTACCTCAACGAGCTGGGGGCCACTACCCATGTCGTGCGTAACGATGCGGTACCCCACGTGGCGGACCGCGCCACCTACGATGGGATTCTCGTGTCCCCGGGGCCGGGTACCCCCGCAGCCGCAGGCGAGTCCATGCAGGTGATCCGCGACTGCGCAGCCACCGGAACCCCCATGTTGGGTGTGTGTTTAGGACACCAAGCGTTAGGTGAAGTGTTTGGTGGGACGGTCACGCATGCGCCGGAACTGATGCACGGGAAAACAAGTCCGGTCACCCACGACGGTACAGGCGTGTTCGCTGGGTTACCTTCCCCCTTCACAGCGACCCGCTACCATTCCCTCGCCGTGGTCAACGGGACCGTCTCCGACGATCTTGTGGTCACAGCCCAGGTGGAAACCGAGTCCGGCCCCATCATCATGGGATTACAGCACCGCACACTGCCGTTGCACGGGGTGCAGTTCCACCCAGAATCAGTTCTCACTGAAGGTGGACACCGCCTGCTAGCAAACTGGTTGGAACTGTGCGGATCAACTGATGCGGTCGCAAAATCAGCAGGAATGGCACCTCTGGTTCGTTCCTGA
- a CDS encoding serine/threonine-protein kinase — MKAAPGVAFNNRYRLVRQIAVGGMGEVWVARDESLARDIAVKVLKPEFVGNPDFLARFRTEARNAASLSHANIAQLYDYGEQGGSAYLVMELVGGEPMSDLLEREPVLPAARLLSILAQTARALHAAHVGGVVHRDIKPGNILLEHTGEVKITDFGVSLAANQIPMTAAGMVMGTAQYLSPEQAVGRPATGASDIYALGIVAYEAVAGNRPFTGKTPVDIAVAHVNEAVPPLPKNVHPDLVAIIMKMLAKDPLERPRSGAALAHTFEDIARTIADNPWPVGKKPDHLALDPTRHHVIEDTGPQILRRPPHSAPSVDHTGPRPERAVAPSSPFTDGGPGSVPARATPQSRPAAGAGVDSPITPVGSSSAPAGASHRRPGQRDASGGGQRGPSSSNSRRAHQAAKLNAQAQSAQSAPASSRPRLNPADYDELGATRPRGQLSDLRNARINDARAAARTAGSASAGSGSGRIPHAQSGGLGGSSSRPSRVPPGSQGLLDRVRSLGWFTLGLITVVALIMLATLIKGLVSPGASTTGSADHVPYWTRPVEFISALPTSQHDDSLGGSFGVTLTGKDVQW, encoded by the coding sequence GTGAAGGCCGCACCAGGGGTAGCGTTTAACAACCGTTACCGGCTCGTGCGCCAGATCGCGGTCGGCGGCATGGGCGAAGTGTGGGTAGCTCGCGACGAGTCACTCGCACGAGACATTGCCGTGAAGGTGCTCAAACCGGAGTTCGTGGGAAACCCAGACTTCTTGGCACGTTTCCGCACTGAAGCCCGCAACGCTGCGTCGCTGTCCCACGCGAACATCGCTCAGTTGTATGACTACGGCGAACAGGGCGGCTCCGCGTACTTAGTCATGGAACTTGTCGGCGGCGAACCCATGTCTGACTTGTTAGAGCGTGAACCTGTTCTGCCTGCTGCCCGTCTTTTGTCGATCCTCGCCCAAACGGCGCGGGCACTGCACGCTGCACATGTGGGTGGGGTCGTTCACCGCGACATTAAACCTGGCAACATTTTGTTGGAGCACACCGGAGAAGTAAAAATCACCGACTTTGGGGTGTCATTAGCCGCAAATCAAATCCCCATGACTGCTGCTGGGATGGTGATGGGAACAGCCCAGTATTTGTCGCCAGAGCAGGCTGTTGGCCGGCCAGCGACCGGGGCATCGGATATTTATGCTCTGGGGATTGTTGCCTACGAAGCAGTTGCAGGGAACCGTCCATTCACGGGGAAGACCCCGGTTGATATTGCGGTCGCGCATGTCAATGAGGCGGTGCCCCCACTTCCGAAGAATGTGCACCCAGATTTGGTAGCCATCATTATGAAGATGCTGGCCAAGGATCCGTTGGAGCGCCCACGGTCGGGCGCCGCACTTGCCCACACGTTTGAGGATATTGCCCGCACTATTGCGGACAACCCGTGGCCGGTGGGGAAGAAACCCGATCATCTTGCGTTGGATCCGACACGTCATCACGTCATTGAGGACACCGGTCCTCAGATTCTCCGCCGTCCCCCACACAGTGCACCGTCAGTTGATCACACTGGCCCGCGACCTGAGCGTGCTGTCGCTCCGTCCTCTCCGTTCACGGACGGGGGCCCTGGTAGCGTTCCAGCGCGCGCTACTCCTCAGAGTCGGCCGGCTGCTGGAGCAGGGGTGGACTCCCCGATCACTCCAGTTGGTTCTTCGTCCGCCCCGGCTGGTGCGTCGCATCGGCGTCCCGGTCAACGCGACGCAAGCGGTGGGGGGCAACGAGGTCCGTCGTCCTCAAATTCGCGGCGAGCCCACCAGGCGGCAAAGCTCAACGCACAAGCCCAGTCGGCACAGTCAGCTCCGGCATCATCTCGCCCTCGTCTGAATCCTGCGGACTATGACGAGTTGGGTGCTACCCGTCCGCGTGGTCAACTCTCTGATTTGCGGAACGCCCGAATCAACGATGCGCGGGCGGCGGCCCGCACCGCAGGCTCTGCCTCGGCTGGGTCTGGCAGCGGTCGCATTCCGCACGCACAGTCGGGGGGACTTGGTGGTTCTTCGTCCCGGCCGTCTCGTGTTCCACCTGGTTCTCAAGGTTTGTTGGATCGGGTGCGTAGTCTTGGGTGGTTCACGTTGGGGCTCATCACAGTGGTGGCTCTCATCATGTTGGCCACGCTGATCAAGGGTTTGGTGAGTCCAGGTGCCTCCACAACAGGTTCTGCTGACCATGTTCCTTACTGGACGCGCCCAGTAGAATTCATTTCAGCATTGCCGACATCGCAACATGACGATTCTCTTGGTGGCTCTTTTGGTGTCACCCTCACAGGTAAGGACGTGCAGTGGTAA
- a CDS encoding peptidoglycan D,D-transpeptidase FtsI family protein: MNKPIRRVSVIALVLFLSLFASSTWISFVQAPELNADSRNVRSLYREFGTNRGAIIVAGEEIASTEPIDDAFKYQRTYPQGELYAPITGFYSVVYGRTGIELAANEYLNGSSDSLAWARLENLITGEDPQGSAVELTINPVAQQAAWDALGGQRGAAVALDPTTGAILAMVSSPSFDPNTMATHSSADVRASYNSLLEDPDKPLINRTIAGDTYPPGSVFKLVTAAAALENGYTEDSAIEAPVTYRLPGTQTDLPNFGGASCTSGDTMPLADALKISCNTSFAILGNELGQQKISDQAEAFGFGDSIRVPMTVTASRYPENENDAQTALSAIGQQDVRVTPLQVAMVTSAIANGGELMTPYLIDQVRNPDLSVMSTTSPQRYGTPISQSTADQLTRMMTSVVRDGTGKAAQISGVDVAGKTGTAETGGDSSAHAWFTAFAPADNPQVVVAVVVENGGSAGSEATGGAVAAPIARHIMEAVISQ; the protein is encoded by the coding sequence GTGAATAAACCGATCCGCCGAGTATCCGTCATCGCTCTCGTCTTGTTCTTGTCCCTGTTTGCGTCATCCACGTGGATTTCCTTTGTGCAAGCACCGGAACTGAACGCCGATTCCCGCAACGTCCGGTCGCTGTACCGTGAATTTGGGACAAACCGCGGCGCAATCATTGTCGCAGGAGAGGAAATCGCGTCCACCGAACCAATCGACGACGCGTTCAAATACCAGCGAACCTACCCCCAAGGCGAACTCTACGCACCTATCACCGGGTTCTACTCCGTGGTGTACGGGCGAACCGGCATCGAACTAGCAGCAAACGAATACCTCAACGGGTCCTCGGACTCTCTTGCCTGGGCCCGCCTGGAAAATCTCATCACCGGTGAGGACCCACAGGGGTCCGCAGTGGAACTCACAATCAACCCGGTAGCCCAGCAAGCCGCGTGGGACGCGCTGGGAGGGCAACGCGGGGCCGCCGTGGCACTAGACCCCACCACAGGGGCTATCCTCGCCATGGTGTCATCCCCGTCGTTTGACCCCAATACGATGGCCACTCACTCCAGTGCTGATGTCCGAGCGTCCTACAACTCGCTGCTAGAAGATCCCGACAAGCCACTTATTAACCGCACGATTGCTGGCGACACATATCCACCAGGATCGGTGTTCAAACTCGTGACAGCTGCAGCAGCGTTGGAAAATGGTTACACGGAAGACAGCGCGATCGAAGCGCCTGTGACCTACCGGTTACCTGGTACGCAAACTGATCTACCAAACTTTGGTGGGGCGTCCTGCACCAGCGGCGACACCATGCCGCTTGCCGATGCACTGAAAATTTCCTGCAACACCTCCTTCGCGATCCTGGGCAATGAACTGGGGCAACAGAAGATCTCCGACCAGGCGGAAGCCTTCGGGTTTGGTGACAGCATTCGCGTCCCCATGACTGTGACCGCTTCGCGGTACCCAGAAAACGAGAACGACGCTCAGACCGCACTGTCAGCTATTGGGCAGCAAGATGTTCGAGTCACCCCACTGCAGGTTGCAATGGTGACATCTGCGATCGCCAATGGTGGCGAACTGATGACCCCATACCTCATTGACCAGGTACGAAACCCTGACTTATCGGTCATGTCGACCACGTCACCACAGCGCTACGGAACACCAATTTCGCAGAGCACAGCTGACCAACTGACTCGCATGATGACCTCTGTGGTTCGCGATGGAACGGGGAAAGCCGCCCAAATTTCCGGGGTCGATGTGGCAGGGAAAACCGGAACTGCCGAAACTGGTGGGGACTCGTCCGCTCACGCCTGGTTCACGGCATTCGCCCCGGCAGACAACCCACAAGTCGTTGTGGCTGTCGTTGTCGAAAATGGTGGTTCCGCTGGTTCTGAGGCGACCGGAGGTGCGGTCGCGGCCCCCATTGCCCGCCACATCATGGAGGCGGTGATTTCCCAGTGA
- the pknB gene encoding Stk1 family PASTA domain-containing Ser/Thr kinase, with amino-acid sequence MVNPAPRTLAGRYEVGELIGRGGMAEVHIGRDNRLGRTVAIKILRSDLARDPSFQARFRREAQAAASLNHPAIVAVYDTGEDTSAESGGGVAHVPFIVMEYVEGHTVRDILRDGAAVPIDEAIEITAGVLSALEYSHHAGIVHRDIKPANVMLTSTGAVKVMDFGIARALADSSAMTQTQAVIGTAQYLSPEQARGETVDTRSDLYSTGCLLYELLTGRPPFVGDSPVAVAYQHVREEPVPPSKVAQDVPAVLDSIVLRALAKNRDDRFATAAEFRAALEAAARGETVAATQAFGAVPPADAQATQVLSPAAAATQVFGSPVPPAQNPAPWQTTPQGGVLDVEDDEEETNNRRKIIWTLVVVAVIAVLAIIGFSLLGGGGNKDAEPVTMPDLTGMTVEEARTELTEAGFTKSPLVATEKSSEIEEGVFIRSNPPANEEVDPATEVELWFSAGPDATSVPDVQGMSQDQAINALESAGLDVSGGATSEHSKDIPKGDVTRTDPAAGTSLERGASVKLFISDGQVEVPDVTPMNLEEAKAKLTELGLRVETVEEESEDAEKGTILKQSPGPGAVDQGSTITLTIAKKVEIQQVTVPSLTGWDRASAEGELFRLGLIPRVEEVFDNGVPAGQVMRTEPDAGQQRDVGSEVKVIVSKGPENQNPGNGDEGDGGWGNGDQGGEDDD; translated from the coding sequence GTGGTAAACCCCGCCCCCCGCACTCTGGCGGGACGATACGAGGTAGGCGAGCTCATTGGCCGCGGCGGTATGGCCGAGGTCCACATTGGGCGCGATAATCGTCTCGGTCGGACCGTCGCGATTAAGATTTTGCGTTCTGACCTGGCTCGTGACCCATCGTTCCAAGCCCGTTTTCGCCGTGAAGCTCAGGCTGCGGCGTCATTGAACCACCCTGCGATTGTGGCTGTGTATGACACAGGTGAGGACACGTCAGCTGAGTCTGGTGGCGGTGTTGCGCACGTGCCGTTCATTGTCATGGAGTACGTAGAGGGTCACACGGTTCGTGACATTTTGCGTGACGGCGCGGCCGTGCCCATCGATGAGGCGATCGAAATTACTGCTGGTGTGTTGTCTGCACTGGAGTATTCGCACCATGCGGGCATTGTCCACCGTGACATTAAGCCCGCGAACGTGATGCTCACGTCAACGGGTGCAGTCAAGGTCATGGACTTTGGTATTGCGCGGGCGTTGGCGGATTCGTCAGCGATGACGCAAACGCAGGCGGTGATTGGTACTGCCCAGTATTTGTCGCCTGAGCAGGCACGTGGTGAGACAGTCGACACGCGTTCTGACCTGTATTCCACGGGATGTTTGCTGTATGAACTGTTGACTGGGCGCCCACCTTTTGTGGGTGATTCTCCTGTTGCGGTGGCGTATCAGCATGTTCGTGAGGAGCCTGTTCCACCGAGCAAGGTTGCGCAGGATGTTCCTGCGGTGCTGGATTCTATTGTGTTACGGGCATTGGCGAAGAACCGGGATGACCGGTTTGCTACGGCCGCTGAGTTCCGTGCTGCGTTAGAAGCCGCGGCCCGTGGGGAGACGGTTGCTGCAACGCAGGCGTTTGGTGCTGTTCCTCCTGCCGATGCGCAAGCAACCCAGGTTCTTTCTCCTGCGGCTGCTGCAACCCAGGTGTTTGGTTCTCCGGTTCCACCGGCCCAGAACCCTGCCCCGTGGCAGACCACCCCACAGGGTGGTGTGCTTGATGTGGAGGATGACGAGGAAGAAACCAATAACAGGCGGAAGATCATTTGGACGCTTGTGGTGGTCGCTGTTATTGCTGTGCTTGCCATCATTGGCTTCTCGTTGTTGGGTGGGGGTGGCAACAAGGACGCAGAGCCTGTCACCATGCCTGATTTGACGGGAATGACAGTTGAGGAAGCACGAACGGAACTGACTGAAGCTGGTTTCACGAAGTCTCCGCTGGTGGCCACTGAGAAGTCCTCCGAGATTGAGGAGGGTGTGTTCATTCGTTCGAACCCTCCCGCCAATGAAGAGGTTGACCCTGCCACTGAGGTGGAGTTGTGGTTCTCTGCTGGTCCTGATGCGACGTCTGTCCCTGACGTTCAAGGGATGTCCCAGGATCAGGCAATCAATGCGTTGGAGAGCGCTGGCCTTGATGTGTCTGGCGGTGCTACATCCGAGCATTCAAAGGACATTCCTAAGGGTGATGTCACCCGGACTGACCCGGCTGCCGGGACGTCCCTGGAACGTGGCGCTTCGGTGAAATTGTTCATCTCTGATGGGCAGGTTGAGGTCCCTGATGTGACCCCGATGAACCTAGAGGAAGCGAAAGCGAAACTCACTGAACTCGGGTTGCGTGTTGAAACCGTTGAAGAAGAAAGCGAAGACGCTGAGAAAGGAACGATCCTCAAGCAATCACCTGGACCAGGTGCTGTTGACCAGGGAAGCACCATCACCTTGACCATTGCGAAGAAGGTGGAAATCCAACAGGTGACGGTGCCTAGCCTCACTGGTTGGGACCGTGCGTCGGCTGAAGGGGAACTCTTCCGGCTTGGTTTGATTCCTCGCGTGGAAGAAGTCTTTGACAATGGTGTGCCAGCTGGCCAGGTGATGCGCACAGAACCTGATGCTGGTCAACAACGCGATGTTGGTAGTGAAGTGAAAGTCATTGTGTCCAAGGGCCCCGAAAACCAGAACCCCGGAAACGGTGATGAGGGTGATGGTGGTTGGGGAAATGGAGACCAGGGCGGAGAGGATGACGACTAG
- a CDS encoding cell division protein CrgA, whose translation MPVSRSRKKRHQDDEVTQADHTPQQVGNPAWLAPTMVTLLIVGCLWVIVYYLTSATLGLPLPWIGQWNIAVGFVIMLGGLGLATRWR comes from the coding sequence GTGCCGGTTTCACGCTCGCGGAAGAAGCGTCACCAAGACGACGAGGTCACACAAGCTGACCACACCCCCCAGCAGGTGGGGAACCCTGCATGGCTTGCCCCTACGATGGTGACGTTACTCATCGTTGGGTGTTTGTGGGTCATCGTGTACTACCTCACCTCAGCAACTCTCGGGTTACCACTACCGTGGATTGGTCAGTGGAACATTGCCGTTGGGTTTGTCATCATGCTCGGTGGGCTTGGTCTCGCGACCCGGTGGCGTTAA